ACCTGCCCGTAGCTGGGACGCACCTCCGAGCCCTCGAACATCTCGTCGAATCCGACGACCGGACCGTAGCCGTCGAAGAGATCTGGGGTGTTCACGGGATCACCGTAGGACAGATCGGGTGCCGCCGCGCCACGGCGGTGGGGTGCGGGCCGCCACACGAACGCCTTTCTGCTCGGCTTTCAGGCCGGATCGGGGACGGCATACTACGCTCGGCTTCAGGAAGGGGCCGGCCATGGCGGACGCGTACGTTCTGGTGCTCAACGCGAGCTATGAGCCGCTCCAGCGCGTCTCGATGCGCCACGCGATCAAGATGCTGGTCCGCGAGGTCGCCGTCGTCGAGGAGGAGGCCGGCGGGAGGTTCGGCCCGTTCCCGGTGCCGAAGGTGCTCCGGCTCGTCCGCTACGTCGTCACCCGGTGGATGCACCGCCGCGGGACGATCTGCACCAAGTCCGCGATCAAGGCCCGCGACCAGATGTGCGCCTACTGCGGTGGCCGGGCCGAGACCGTCGACCACATCGTGCCGCGCAGCCGCGGCGGCACCCTCACGTGGGAGAACGCGGTCGCCGCGTGCCTGCGCTGCAACCACCGCAAGGCCAACCGGACCCCGTCCGAGGCGGGCATGCCGCTGCTCCTGGTCCCCGCCGAGCCCCGCTACACCGTGACCTGACCCCCGCCCTTTCGCTGAGGGGAGACTCCCGCGCGCCGAGGGGAGACTTGGGCACGCCGAGGGGAGACTTCAACTCTCCCCCGGGCGGACGCAACTCTCCCGCCGGCGGACGGAAGTCTCCCGCCGGCGGACGGAACTCTCCCCTCAGCGGACGGGGCGGGGGGCGGGGGGTCGGGTCAGAGGCCGACGGACTCGTAGATGTCGTCGAGGGCGTCCAGGTACGCGCCCTGGTCGTCGCCGATCTTCTGCTGCACCTCGGCGGACATCTTGGTGACCTCCTCGGCCACCTCCTCGTACCGCGCATTCCACTTCTCGGCCTCGATCTGCCAGTAGCCGCAGGTGTAGAAGTCGGCCTGCGGCCACCTCAGCTCGCGGCGCAGGTGCCGGCGCACCGCCCGGCTGGAGCGGGCCTCACCGGCCAGCCACACGTAGCGGTCGGACTCGGGCAGCTCGCGCGAGGTGACCGCGTCGCTGAGCGCCTCACAGATGTCGGTGTCCTTCGCGACGACCTGCCACGTGACGTCGACGTCCGCGGGGCTCGGCAGCTCGATGCGGTCCGCCGCGTCGGTGAGGACCACGTGGACGACGGCCCGCTGCGACGGCGACAGGCCGCGCAGGATGCGGGCGACCGCGGGCAGGCCGGTGATGTCGGCGACCAGCAGCTGCCAGCCGACGTCCGCCGGGGCGGCGTACAGGCCGTGCGGCTCGATCAGCCCGACGACGTCGCCCGGCCGGCAGGTCCGCGCCCACTCCGAGCCCACGCCCTCGTCGTGCACCGCGATGTCGAGGTCGATGCGGGTCTCGCCGTCGACGACCCGGTGGTCCGAGATCGTGTAGACGCGAAAGTGCGGCTCGACCGCTCCCTCGGCGTACGTGATGGCCCAGGTGGCGTCGTCGATCTGCGGCAGCGCCAGCTCCTCGCCGGCCGGCGGGATCAGCACCCGGATGTACTCGTCGGGGACGCCGGTGGACGCGTAGTCGTGCAGCCCGCCCAACGTCACGGTCACCAGGTGCGCTGAGAGCTGTCGACGACCGAGCACCGTGGCGGTGTACGTCTTCACAGTCGGGTCCTTCCGTCGGGGAGACTTAGGCAAGGCTAACCGACGAAGCGGCGTAGGGGCACGCCGCCGGTTGGTAGCGTGGAGCAAGTGACGTCAGCCCCTCTCCCCGCACGCCTCCGTGTCAGAACCATCAGCGGCTCGCAGCACCTGGACTTCATCCGGAGCCGCCCGTCCGTCAGCTTCCTGCAGACCCCTGCGTGGGCGGTGGTGAAGAGCGAGTGGCGTGGCGAGTCGATCGGCTGGTTCGACGGTGACCGGATCGTCGGCGCCGCCCTCGTGCTCTACCGCAAGGTGCCGAGGCTCAAGCGCTACCTGGCGTACCTGCCCGAGGGCCCGGACATCGACTGGCTGGGGGGCGACCTCGAGCGCTGGCTGGACCCGCTGCGCGTCCACCTCAAGGACCAGGGCGCGTTCGGCATCCGCATGGGCCCGCCCGTGGTCACCCGCCGCTGGCACGCCGGGACGATCAAGCAGGCGATCGCCGACCCGGTGCTCGCGACGCTGTCCGACGTGCCCGCGGACGTCAACGACGACACCGCCCTCGCGGTCGCCACCTCCCTGACGCGGCTGGGCTGGAAGGAGCTGCCGACCGAGGGCGGCTTCTCCGCCGGACAGCCGAAGTTCAACTTCCAGGTGCCGCTCGCGGGCCGCACCGAGGAGGACGTCCTCGCCGGCATGAACCAGCTCTGGCGTCGCAACATCAAGAAGGCCGCGAAGGCCGGCGTCGAGGTCGAGGCCGGCACCCGCGACGACCTCGCCGAGTTCCACCGCGTGTACGCCGAGACCGCCGAGCGGGACCACTTCACCCCCCGCCCCTTGTCGTACTTCGAGCGCATGTGGGACGCCCTGACCGCGGAGGAGCCCGACCGCCTCGTCCTCTACCTCGCGCGCCACGAGGGCGATCTCGTCGCAGCGACCACGATGGTCCGCGTCGGCGAGCACGCCTGGTACTCGTACGGGGCGTCCACCACGGCCAAGCGCGACGTCCGCGGCTCGAACGCGATCCAGTGGCAGATGATGCGCGACGCGCTGGCCGCCGGTGCGACGACGTACGACATGCGCGGCATCACCGAGACCCTCGACCCGGCTGACTCCCACGTCGGGCTGATCCAGTTCAAGGTCGGCACCGGCGGCGAGGCGGTGGAGTACCTCGGGGAGTGGGACCTGCCGATCAACCGTGCGCTCCACCTGGGCTTCACTGCATATATGAGGAGACGAGGATGAGCCGCAGCACGCGCCCGGACGCGCTGACCGGGGTCATCGGCTGCGCTGCGCGTGTTGCGGGGCATCCGAGCGACGAGAGCGGCGCCGCAGGCGCCGATATGAGGAGACGAGGATGAGCGGCGGTTTCGAGCTCGACGTCGACGCCGAGCGCTGGCGGCGGCACCTGACCACGGTCGTCGAGGCGACGCCGGGCATCGTCCCGGTGGTCAAGGGCAACGGCTACGGGCTGGGCCGCGACCTGCTGGCCGCGGAGTCCACCCGTCTCGGGCTCGGCACGATCGCGGTCGGCACGTACCGCGAGGTGCCGGAGGCGCTGGCGGCCTTCGGCGGTGACGTCATGGTGCTGACGCCGTGGCGCCCGTTCTTCGACCACGTCGTGCTGGACGACCGGGTCATCCACACGATGAGCCGGGTCGAGGACATCGCCGCCCTGGCCGCCGCCGCGCCGGGGGCCCGCGTCCTGCTCGAGGGCGAGACGTCGATGGCCCGCCACGGCCTGGACCGCCACGAGCTCGCCGCCGCGGTCGGCGTCCTCGGCGACCTGCAGGTCGAGGGCTTCGCGATCCACCTGCCGCTCGGTCCCAACGGCCGGGCCGGGGGCAACTTCGCTGAGGCGCAGTCCTGGGCCGCGGTGCTCGAGGCGTCGCAGGTCGAGACGACCACCCTGTACGTCTCGCACCTGACCGCGGCCGAGCTCACCGCCCTGCGCACCCACCGCCCCAACCTGGACGTCCGGCCCCGCATCGGCACGTCGCTGTGGCTCGGCGACCTCGGCGCCCTGTCCGTCCACGCGACGGTCCTCGACGCCCACCTCGTCGCCCGCGGCGAGCGCATCGGCTACCGGCAGAAGCCCATGCCGCGCGACGGCACGCTGCTGGTCATCGCCGGCGGCACGAGCCACGGCATCGGCCTGGAGGCGCCCAAGGCGTCCTCGGGCGCCGTCCAGCGCGGCAAGCTGCTGGCCAAGGGCGGCCTCGAGGCGGCCGGGTTCTCGCTGTCACCGTTCACGATCGCGGGCAAGCAGCGCTGGTTCGCCGAGCCCCCGCACATGCAGGCCAGCATGATCTTCCTGCCGGCCGGCTCCACGGCGCCCGAGGTGGGCACCGACGTCGACGTCGCGGTGCGTTTCACCACCGCGACGTTCGACGCCGTCAACCTGCGCTGAGCTCGCTCACGGCCTGGGGTCCGGAGGAGTCCGGCGCCCCGGATCCGTCGGCTGCGGCGGCTGCGGCGTCGTCGGAGCCGGCGTCGTCGGCTCCGGTTCCGGCGGCTGCGTCGTGGTCGGCTTCGGCGTCGTCGGCTTCGGCGTCGTCGGCTCGGGCTTCGGCTTGGGCTTGGTGGTCTTCTCCGGCTTCGGCGCGGGGGCCTGGTAGACCGGCCCCTTGTCGCTCTTGAGGTTGGCCGGCGGCGGGAAGGTGCCGCACTCGGTCGGGTCCAGCACCTGGTCCATGTAGAGCTTGAACGTCTTGGCCGGGATCTGCCCGCCGAAGAACGGGACCATGTAGCCCTCGAGATCGGCGTTGCCGAGCTTGCCGCGGTTGTACATCACCACGGTGGCCAGCTTGGGCGTGAACCCGGCGAACCACGAGGACGACACGTGCTGGTCGTCGTCCGGCCCGGCCGTGGCCGTGCCGGTCTTGCCGGCCGTCGTGCAGATCGTGTTGCCGTTGGTGCCCGTGCCGCCACGGACGACGCCCTGCAGCGCGGCGATCGTGTCGGCCGCGACGTCCTTGGGGATCGCCTGCTTGGTCTTGACCTCGTGCTGGTACTTGGTGTCGCCGCGGTAGTCCGAGACCTTCTTGATGATGAACCAGTCGGCCCGCTTGCCGCCGGCCGCGATCGTCGCGTACGCGTTGGCCATGTCGACCGGCGCGACCGGGAAGAAGCCGAGCGGCGTCACGAGCGGGGCGCCGTTCTTCTTGACCTCGTCCAGGACCCGCGACGGGACGCCGGCCTGCTGCGCAGCCTCGAGCACCTTGTCGGGCCCGTCCTCCATCTGGTCGACGAGGTCGACGAACGCCGTGTTGACGGACTCCTGCGTCGCCATCGACAGCGGGATGTAGCCGAACGACGCACCGCCGCTGTCGCCCTGGTTCTCGGCGATCTGCTCGCCGTTCTTGAACAGCGGCGAGGTTCCGTTGAGCCGGGTCGTGAGGCTGTAGCCGTCCTCGAGCGCCGCGACGACCGCGAACGCCTTGAACGTCGACCCCGGCTGCGTGCCCGAGGTCGCCCAGTTGACCTGGTTCTTCAGGTAGTCGCGTCCGGCGTACATCGCCCGCACGGCACCCGTGCCGGGCTGGATCGAGACGAGGGACTGGTGCAGCTCGGACGCGTCCGGGCGCAGCGCCTTGATCGACGCGATGGCCTTCTTCTGCTTGTTGTAGTCGAAGGTCGTGACGATGCGCAGCCCGCCGCCGTCGACCTCGGAGGAGTCGAAGCCGAGCTTGGTGTTCATCTGACGCTTGACCAGGTCGAGCAGGTAGCCCTTCGAGCCGCTGAACCGGTTGCTGTCCTTCTTCTCGATCACCTTGGGGAGGCGGTCGGAGAACTTCGCGGCCTGCTCGGCGGTGATCGCACCGGACTTGGCCATGCCGCCCAGCACGTACGTGAAGCGCGGCAGGATGCGGTCCTTGGCGCCCTCGGCGTACGGGTCGTAGTAGCTCGGGCTGTTGATGATCGTCGCGAGCAGCGCGGACTGGGCGTAGTTGAGCTTGGCGGCCGGCTTGCCGAAGTACGTCTGCGCGGCGACCTCGACGCCGTACGCGCCGTTGCCGAAGTAGATCGTGTTGAGGTAGCCCTCGAGGATCTCCTTCTTGCTCAGCTGGTTGTGGATCTTGACCGAGAGGATGGCTTCCTTGATCTTGCGCGAGTACGACCGCTCCTGCGACAGGTAGAGGATCTTCACGTACTGCTGCGTGATCGTGGAGCCACCGGCCTGCACGGATCCGCTCGTGGTGTTGTCACGTGCGGCGCGGATGATGCCCTTGATGTCGATGCCGCGGTTCGTGTAGAACGAGCGGTCCTCGGCGGCGATGGCGGCGGCCTGCATCGAGGCGGGGATCTGGTCGATCGAGATGCTCTCGCGGTCCTGCGTCGCGAACTCACCGAGCTTGTGCTTGCCGTCGGAGTAGTAGACCTGCGTGGTCTGGGTCTGGAAGTCGGCGTTCGCGTCGGGGATCGCAATCGCGCGGTAGAGGATGAAGAACGTCGCCGCGAGCGCCAGTGCGCCGGCGACGCCGAGGAACGCGACCCAGCGGATGAGCTTGGACCACCACGGTCCACGGCCGCCGATGCGGTGACCGAAGCCCCTGATGCGGGCGCCGAAGCCGCCGCTCGTGGTGCCAGCGCTCTTCGTGGTCGTGCGCTTTCTCTGTGTTGCCAAGGGTCCGTCTACCTCCATCGGGGATCCAGGAAGCGGATCCGCCCCGTCAAGTGTGCCGAACGTACCGGGTAATGCCGAATCGCCGGGCCCTTCCGTGTCGCGACTCACCCGACGCGGGGGTGTTGGCGCACGTGCCGGATCGATGTATCGTCTCGATATAACAAACGGCTTCATATGTCAGGACGGAACATGACAAGACGCGGCGCGGCGCTGGAGGTGGCGGTCCTCGGACTGCTGCACGACGCCCCGATGCACGGCTACGAGCTGCGCAAGCAGGTCAACGCCCTGCTGGGCTGGGGTCGCATCCTGTCCTACGGCACGCTCTACCCCGCGCTGAAGGCGCTCGGCAAGGCCGGCTACATCGTGGCCGACCAGACCGAGACGCCCGAGAGCAAGGGCCGGCGTGCCCGGATCGTCTACCAGCTCACGGCCGAGGGCAAGGAGTACTTCGCCCAGGCGCTCGAGGACTCGGGCCCGTCGGCGTGGGACGACGAGACATTCGGCGTGCGGTTCGCGTTCTTCGCCCGCACCGACGCCGCCTCGAGGGTGCGCATCCTCGAGGGTCGCCGGAGCCGCTTGGAGGAGCGGCTCGAGAACGTCCGCACGGCCGGGCAGCGCAAGCGTGAGCGCGTCGACTCCTACACCTTGGAGCTGCAACGTCACGGCCTGGAGTCAGTCGAGCGCGAGGTGAAGTGGCTGACCGAGCTGATCGATCGCGAGCGATCGGGCGGCTATCCCGATGCAGACACCCCAGACAACCAACCAACGAAGTGAAGAACAACGAAGGAGAACCCATGGGTTCGGTACGCGTAGCAATTGTGGGTGTGGGCAACTGCGCCACGTCGCTGATCCAGGGCGTGGAGTACTACAAGGACGCTGACCCCGAGGCCGGCGTCCCCGGGCTCATGCACGTCAAGTTCGGTGAGTACCACGTCAAGGACATCGAGTTCGTCGCCGCGTTCGACGTCGACGCCAAGAAGGTCGGCTTCGACCTGGCCGAGGCGACGCAGGCCAGCGAGAACAACACGATCAAGATCGCCGACGTCCCCCCGACCGGTATCACCGTCCAGAAGGGCAACACGCTCGACGGTCTCGGCAAGTACTACCGCGAGACCATCGAGGAGTCGGACGCCCCGGCGGTCGACGTCGTCCAGGTCCTCAAGGACACCCAGGCCGACGTGCTCGTGTCGTACCTGCCGGTGGGCTCGGAGGAGGCCGACAAGTTCTACGCGCAGTGCGCGATCGACGCGAAGGTCGCGTTCGTCAACGCCCTGCCCGTGTTCATCGCCTCCGACCCCGAGTGGGCGCGCAAGTTCGAGGACGCCGGCGTCCCGATCATCGGTGACGACATCAAGAGCCAGGTCGGCGCGACCATCACGCACCGGGTGATGGCCAAGCTGTTCCAGGACCGTGGCGTCGTGCTCGACCGCACGTACCAGCTCAACGTCGGCGGCAACATGGACTTCAAGAACATGCTGGAGCGCGACCGCCTCGAGTCCAAGAAGATCTCCAAGACGCAGGCCGTGACGTCGAACATCGACCACGACCTCGGCGCCAAGAACGTCCACATCGGCCCGAGCGACTACGTCCAGTGGCTCGACGACCGCAAGTGGGCGTACGTCCGCCTCGAGGGTCGCGCGTTCGGCGACGTGCCGCTCAACCTGGAGTACAAGCTCGAGGTCTGGGACTCGCCGAACTCGGCCGGCATCATCATCGACGCGATCCGCGCGGCGAAGATCGCGAAGGACCGCGGCATCGGCGGCGCCCTGCTGTCGGCCTCGTCCTACCTGATGAAGTCGCCTCCGGAGCAGCGTCCCGACGACCTGGGTCGCGAGATGCTGGAGAAGTACATCGCCGGAGAGGTCGAGCGCTGAGCGCCTGACCTGACGACGAGGGGGCCGGTTCCGTGAGGGACCGGCCCCTTCGTCATGTCCGTGCGGACGCCTCGGTCAGCAGGCTGAGGAGGGACGCGCGCACCACGGCGCGTGCCGCGTCCGGGTCCAGCCCCAGGTCGTCCCGCAGCGACGACCACGTCGGCCAGCTCGAGGCGACGAAGAGGCCGGCGGCGAGGACGTCCCGCCCGGGCCCCTCGGCCGTGAGCTCGGCGGCGAACACGTGGGCCAGGTCGTCGCGGACCCGGTCGACGTGCTGGCGACGGCTCTCCTGCAGCGCGACCGAGAACGGCTCGCCCAGCGCGGCCGAGCGGGCGGCCGGTGCCAGGTGCTCGAGCCGGCGCGCGCGCATGTCGAGGTACCGCTCCACGCGCTCGTCCAGCGGCAGCCCGGGATCGATGTCGTCCCGCAGCTCCGCATCGGCCTCGAGCCAGTACGCCGTCGTGGCACCCAGGAGGGTCTCGGTGTCCTTGTAGTTGAGCCACAGGGTGCGCACCGAGATGCCGGCCCGCTGCGCGATGACCTTCGCGGTCGGCTTGAGGACGCCCTCACGCAGCAGCGCGGTGTGCGCCTCGACGATGGCGTCACGCGTGCGTTGGCCTCGAGCGACCCTGCCGTCGGTGTGCTGGTGTACGGCCATGTCGCAGATCACCATACGCCGGGACGCTCGAGCACGAGGCGGAACCCGAGACGCACCACCTCGGTGGCCTGCTCGACGCTGAGGCCCTCGTCGTCACGCAGCAGCTGCCAGGTCATGCTGTTCGCAAGGGCGAACAGCAGGCGGTGCGCCACCGAGTCCCGCGCGGTGCCGAGCTCGGCACCGAACGTCGCGACGAGGTCGGCGTGCAGCCGCTCCAGGTGCTGCAGCCGCGCGGCGCGGAGCGCCGGCGAGAACGGCTCGCTGGTCAGCCCGGACCGCGCTGCCGGAGCCAGCCCCTCCATCCGGGCGGCCCGCTGGACGCAGAAGCGGTCGATCCGGTCCGCGAGCGGCAGCGTCGCCGGGACGGGTGTCCAGCTCGCCGCGTCGTGCTCGAGCCAGTAACGGCCGGTCGCCTCCAGCAGGGACTCGATGTCCTTGAAGTTCAGCCAGAGCGTCCGCAGCGACACACCGGCCCGGGATGCGACCGACTTGCCGGTGGGCCGCAGGTCGCCCTCGCGCAGGAGGGCGGAGTGTGCGTCGACGATCGCCTCACGGGTGCGCACGCCCCGGGCGACCCGGCCGTCCGAGTGCTGCGGACCGGTCATCGCTCCTCCATCCAGTGGGTCGCATCGTCCGGGGTGGTTGACGCGTCGAAGAAAAACATACACTCTGTGTGCATGAACAAGGAGACGCACATCACACCGATGGTCGAAGAGGTGTCGACCCGGTCGGGCGCACACCTCTCGGTCGAGGGCGTGACCGTGCAGTTCGGCGGGCTCACGGCACTGTCCGACGTGGGTTTCGAGGTGCGTCCCGGGCAGGTGCTCGGCGTCATCGGGCCCAACGGCGCCGGCAAGACCACGCTGTTCAACGTCGTCTGCGGCTTCACCCGTCCGCAGCAGGGACGGCTCACGCTCGACGGGCAGGTGTTCCGCCCGGCGCCGCAGCGGCTGGTGCGCTCCGGCGTCTCGCGGAGCCTGCAGGGGCTGGGGCTGTTCCCCGGCCTCAGCGTCCTGGAGAACATCGTCGCGGGAGGGGGCAGCGCCGCCCGCACCGGATGGTGGTCGGGCCTGCTGGCGCTGCCGCGCACCGACCGCGACGAGCGGCGCCTGCACGAGCGCGCGGGCGCCCTGGTCGACGAGCTCGGCCTCGGCGCGTACGCCCACGCCCAGCCCGGGACCCTGCCCTACGCGGTCAGCAAGCGGGTCGCCCTGGCCCGCGCGCTCGTGAGCGAGCCGCGACTGCTGCTGCTCGACGAGCCGGCCGGCGGTCTCGGCCACGACGAGGTCCTCGAGCTCGGCGAGCTCATCACGAGCCTGCCGTCCCGGGGTGCCGGGTGCTCGGTGATGCTGGTCGAGCACCACGTCGACCTGGTCATGCAGGTGTGCGACGAGCTGGTCGTGCTCGACTTCGGCCGGGTCATCGCGACCGGCGTCCCCGAGGTCGTGCGTGAGGACCCCGCGGTCGCCGAGGCGTACCTCGGCGCCGAGGTGGACGCGTCATGACCGACTCCCTGCTCACCGTCGACGGCCTGACCGCCGGCTACGGCGGCGCGCCCGTGCTGCAGGGCGTCGACCTCGACGTCGCCGCCGGGACGATCGTCGCCGTGGTCGGCGCGAACGGCGCCGGCAAGACCACGCTCCTGCGTGCCCTGTGCGGCACGATCCCCGTCACCGGCGGCACCGTCACCTGGGACGGCACCGAGCTGCGCGGCACCCGCACCGAGGACCTCGTCCGCCGCGGCATCGCGCACGTCCCCGAGGGGCGTGGCGTGATCACCGAGCTCACCGTCGAGGAGAACCTTCGCCTCGGGCACGTCTGGCGCAAGGACAAGGCCGACGGCCGGCGCGCGACCGACGAGGTCTACGCGATGTTCCCGCCGCTGGACCAGCGGCGGCGCAGCGCAGGTCACCAGCTCTCCGGCGGTGAGCGGCAGATGCTCGCGATCGGCCGCGCCCTCGTCGCCCGGCCCCGCCTGTTGATGCTCGACGAGCCCTCCTTGGGACTCGCACCCAAGGTCAGCGCCCAGATCATGGCGTTGCTGAAGCGCCGGTGCGACGAGACCGGCCTCACCGTCCTGCTCGTCGAGCAGAACGTCCGCAGCGCGATGTCGATCGCCGACCACGGCGTGGTGCTGTCCCTCGGCCGGGTCGTCGCGAGCGACTCGGCGGACCGGATCGCCGCCGACGACGACCTCCGACACGCCTACCTGGGGTTCTGACATGGATCGCTTCATCTTCCTCACCGTCGACGGCCTGGCCCGCGGCGCGGTCTTCGCGGCGTTCGCACTCGCCCTGGTGCTGATCTGGCGCGGTGCCCGGCTCGTCAACTTCTCGCAGGGCGCCATGGCCGCCGCCACCACGTACATCGCGTACAGCGTCACGACGGCCACCGGCTCGTACTGGCTGGGCCTCGCCGCGGCGATCCTCGGCGGCCTGGTGATCGGCGCGGGGGCCGAGCGCCTGGTCATGCGGTTCGTGGACGCGCGGCAGCCGCTGAACGCGGTCATCGTCGCCCTCGGGCTCGTGCTGGTGATCCAGGCGGTGCTCGGCATCGTCTACGGCAGCGAGTACCGCCCGATGAAGGTGCCGTTCAGCCGCACCCCGTTGAGCATCGGCGACCAGGCCCTGCTGTCGCCGTACGACCTGTTCGTGTTCGGCACGGTCGTGGTGGTCATGATCGGGCTCGGGTGGGCGTTCACCCGCACCGATCTCGGCCTGACGATGCGCGCCGCGGCGTTCGCGCCGGACATGGCGCGGCTGCTCGGGGTCAACGTCGGACGGATGCTCACGCTCAGCTGGGGACTCGCGGGCGCGGTCGGCGGGCTCGCGGCGCTGCTCGTGGTGCCGACCGAGCTCGGCGCGCACCCGCACGCGACGGACCTGGTGTTCGTCTACGCCTTCACCGCCGCGCGGTGGTCGGCGGCCTGGACAGCCCGGTCGGCGCGGTCGTCGGCGGGCTCGGCGTCGGCCTCGTCCTGTCGTACGTCAGCGGCTACTCCGGCAGCGACATCTCCGCTGTCGTCATCCTCGGCGTCCTGATCGGCGTGCTCCTGCTGAGACCGTCCGGACTGTTCGGCCACACCTCGGCCCGGATGGTGTGACGATGACCTTTTTCTCCCGCCACACGCTGGCCCGCCACCTCCTGCTCCTGCTCGCCGCGGGCGCCGGGGTCGTCGCGCTGACGTACGGTCTCTCCCCCTACCGCAACTACCAGCTCGCGACGATGGCCGCGTACCTGTGCGCCACCGCGGGGCTCACCGTGCTCGTCGGGCTCTCCGGCCAGCTGTCCCTCGGCCACGGCGCGCTGATGGCCGTCGGCGCGTACGCCTGCGCACTCAGCTCGGCCGAGCTCGGCGACCGCGGCACGACCGGTCCTCTGCTCCTGCTCGTGCCCCTGGCCGCCGCGGTGCTGGCCGCGGCCGTCGTCGGCGGCGTCGTGGGACTCGCGGGGGCCCGCCTGCACGGTCCGTACCTCGCGGGGCTGACCCTGACCCTGACGATCGTGGTGCCGGCCATCACCACGACGTTCGCGAGCCGGCTCGGCGGCGACCAGGGACTGTCCGTCCTGGTCGAGCCCGCCCCCGCGGGCCTCGGCGCGACGTTCCCGCTCGAGCGGTGGCAGGCGTGGATCGCGTGCGGCGCCGCCCTGCTCACGGTGTTCCTGCTGGCCAACCTCGTCCACGGCCGGTTCGGTCGCGAGATGCGGGCGGTGCGCGACGACGAGGTGGCCGCCCGGCTGGCCGGGATCGACGTCGGCCGCACCAAGGTCGTCGTCTTCGTGGTCAGCGCCGCGACCGCCGGGCTCGGCGGAGGCATCCTGGCGGTCCTGACGCAGGCCGTCTCTCCCGGCGCGTTCTCGCTCGCGTTCAGCCTGTTCCTGCTGATGGCGGTCGTCATCGGCGGGATCGGCCACCTCGCCGGCGCGGTGTGGGGCGCACTGCTCCTCGTCGCCCTGCCGGAGCTCACGGGCTCGGTCGCCGACCGGATCGACGCGTCGCCCGCGCTCGCGGAGCGGCTCGACGGCAACCTGTCGCTGCTCGTCTTCGGGCTGGTCCTCGTCCTCGTGACGATCGTCTTCCCCCGCGGCATCCACGGCCTGGTCAGCACGGCGTACCGACGCCGGCGCCCCCGCACCCCAGACACCCTCCCCGGCAGCACCGCAGCACGTCCATCCATCCCCACCAGTACGGAGTCCATCGATGCCTAGCTCACTGCCCCGTCTCCGGCGATCGGTCACCGCGATCGCCTCCCTCGGCCTGATCGGGACGCTCGCCGCCTGCGGAGGAGGCGACAGCGACTCCTCCGGGTCCGCTCCCGGCGTCACCGACACGTCGATCGTGGTCGGCACCCATCACCCGCTCACCGGTCCGGCCGCCGCGGGCTACTCCACGATCTCGCCGGCGACCAAGGCGTACTTCGACTACGTCAACGACAACGGCGGCGTCCACGGCCGCACGATCAAGTACCTCGTCGAGGACGACGGCTACAACCCGGCCAACACGCAGACGGTCGTGCGCGAGCTGGTGCTGAAGGACAAGGTCTTCGCGATCGTCAACGGCCTCGGCACCCCCACCCACACGGGCGTGCTCGACTTCCTCAAGACCAACAAGGTGCCCGACCTGTTCGTGGCGTCGGGCAGCCGCAGCTGGAACCAGGCGGAGAAGTACCCGACCACGTACGGCTTCCAGGCCGACTACACGACCGAGACCAAGGTCCAGGCGACGTACATCAAGGAGAACCTGGCCGGCAAGAAAATCTGCTTCCTCGGCCAGGACGACGACTTCGGCGAGGACGCCCTGATGGGCCTGACCCAGGTCCTCGGCGACGACGGCGTGGCCGAGCGGCAGAAGTACGTCACCAGCAACACCAACCTGGCCCCGCAGATCGGCAAGC
Above is a genomic segment from Aeromicrobium chenweiae containing:
- a CDS encoding ABC transporter ATP-binding protein translates to MTDSLLTVDGLTAGYGGAPVLQGVDLDVAAGTIVAVVGANGAGKTTLLRALCGTIPVTGGTVTWDGTELRGTRTEDLVRRGIAHVPEGRGVITELTVEENLRLGHVWRKDKADGRRATDEVYAMFPPLDQRRRSAGHQLSGGERQMLAIGRALVARPRLLMLDEPSLGLAPKVSAQIMALLKRRCDETGLTVLLVEQNVRSAMSIADHGVVLSLGRVVASDSADRIAADDDLRHAYLGF
- a CDS encoding PadR family transcriptional regulator; its protein translation is MTRRGAALEVAVLGLLHDAPMHGYELRKQVNALLGWGRILSYGTLYPALKALGKAGYIVADQTETPESKGRRARIVYQLTAEGKEYFAQALEDSGPSAWDDETFGVRFAFFARTDAASRVRILEGRRSRLEERLENVRTAGQRKRERVDSYTLELQRHGLESVEREVKWLTELIDRERSGGYPDADTPDNQPTK
- a CDS encoding TetR/AcrR family transcriptional regulator, translated to MTGPQHSDGRVARGVRTREAIVDAHSALLREGDLRPTGKSVASRAGVSLRTLWLNFKDIESLLEATGRYWLEHDAASWTPVPATLPLADRIDRFCVQRAARMEGLAPAARSGLTSEPFSPALRAARLQHLERLHADLVATFGAELGTARDSVAHRLLFALANSMTWQLLRDDEGLSVEQATEVVRLGFRLVLERPGVW
- a CDS encoding ABC transporter ATP-binding protein, whose amino-acid sequence is MNKETHITPMVEEVSTRSGAHLSVEGVTVQFGGLTALSDVGFEVRPGQVLGVIGPNGAGKTTLFNVVCGFTRPQQGRLTLDGQVFRPAPQRLVRSGVSRSLQGLGLFPGLSVLENIVAGGGSAARTGWWSGLLALPRTDRDERRLHERAGALVDELGLGAYAHAQPGTLPYAVSKRVALARALVSEPRLLLLDEPAGGLGHDEVLELGELITSLPSRGAGCSVMLVEHHVDLVMQVCDELVVLDFGRVIATGVPEVVREDPAVAEAYLGAEVDAS
- a CDS encoding branched-chain amino acid ABC transporter permease, with amino-acid sequence MDRFIFLTVDGLARGAVFAAFALALVLIWRGARLVNFSQGAMAAATTYIAYSVTTATGSYWLGLAAAILGGLVIGAGAERLVMRFVDARQPLNAVIVALGLVLVIQAVLGIVYGSEYRPMKVPFSRTPLSIGDQALLSPYDLFVFGTVVVVMIGLGWAFTRTDLGLTMRAAAFAPDMARLLGVNVGRMLTLSWGLAGAVGGLAALLVVPTELGAHPHATDLVFVYAFTAARWSAAWTARSARSSAGSASASSCRTSAATPAATSPLSSSSAS
- a CDS encoding TetR/AcrR family transcriptional regulator, which gives rise to MAVHQHTDGRVARGQRTRDAIVEAHTALLREGVLKPTAKVIAQRAGISVRTLWLNYKDTETLLGATTAYWLEADAELRDDIDPGLPLDERVERYLDMRARRLEHLAPAARSAALGEPFSVALQESRRQHVDRVRDDLAHVFAAELTAEGPGRDVLAAGLFVASSWPTWSSLRDDLGLDPDAARAVVRASLLSLLTEASART
- a CDS encoding inositol-3-phosphate synthase, which translates into the protein MGSVRVAIVGVGNCATSLIQGVEYYKDADPEAGVPGLMHVKFGEYHVKDIEFVAAFDVDAKKVGFDLAEATQASENNTIKIADVPPTGITVQKGNTLDGLGKYYRETIEESDAPAVDVVQVLKDTQADVLVSYLPVGSEEADKFYAQCAIDAKVAFVNALPVFIASDPEWARKFEDAGVPIIGDDIKSQVGATITHRVMAKLFQDRGVVLDRTYQLNVGGNMDFKNMLERDRLESKKISKTQAVTSNIDHDLGAKNVHIGPSDYVQWLDDRKWAYVRLEGRAFGDVPLNLEYKLEVWDSPNSAGIIIDAIRAAKIAKDRGIGGALLSASSYLMKSPPEQRPDDLGREMLEKYIAGEVER